A window of the Lactobacillus gasseri ATCC 33323 = JCM 1131 genome harbors these coding sequences:
- a CDS encoding ABC transporter ATP-binding protein codes for MTEPIIEFKDFSFKYNSQAEPTLKKINLKINKGEKILLAGPSGSGKSTIGRCLNGLIPNIDQGNITGECLVNGKDITKTSLFDFSFTTSTILQDADSQFIGLTVGEDIAFALENDCQPKDKMHHTVNQWAEELQIKELLKQSPQSLSGGQKQIVALAGVLVDESPILLFDEPLANLDPASGLKTMAIIDKIQKELNATVIIIEHRVEEVLSQPIDRIVLVNDGQIVADEPTNQLLHENSLEKIGVRQPLYLKAMTAANIDLSSIKKLDKITDLPTSDSISKQLENWVDQAPVKENTATHQPLLTLDHVGHQYNKNQPYPLKDVSATINQGDFISIVGQNGAGKTTLCRIICGFISNEGKITLKDQDLANLSIKERAEKIGYVMQDPNQMISQKMIFDEIALGLRLRNVDEETIKQKVNQTLKICGLYPFRHWPISALSFGQKKRVTIASILVLEPEIIILDEPTAGQDWKTYTEIMGFLKHLNKLGKTIIIITHDMHLMLEYTTRSLAFTKGKLIADTSPIELLTNPKLIKEASLKRTSLFELAQHYHLPDPNKFVQAYINSEQKNWKDEDYE; via the coding sequence ATGACAGAACCGATTATTGAATTTAAAGATTTTTCATTTAAATACAATAGCCAAGCAGAACCCACTCTTAAAAAGATTAATCTTAAAATTAATAAGGGTGAAAAAATTCTCTTGGCCGGACCTTCAGGCAGCGGCAAATCTACAATTGGTCGCTGCCTTAATGGTCTTATTCCAAATATTGATCAAGGCAACATCACGGGCGAATGCTTAGTAAATGGAAAAGATATTACTAAAACTAGTCTTTTTGACTTCTCATTTACTACTTCTACAATTTTACAAGATGCAGACAGTCAATTTATTGGTCTAACAGTTGGTGAAGATATTGCTTTTGCACTTGAAAATGATTGCCAGCCTAAGGACAAAATGCATCACACTGTAAATCAATGGGCAGAAGAACTTCAAATTAAAGAACTACTTAAACAGTCGCCGCAAAGTCTTTCTGGCGGACAGAAACAAATCGTTGCCCTAGCCGGCGTCTTAGTTGATGAATCACCAATTTTGCTTTTCGATGAACCACTCGCTAACCTTGATCCTGCTTCCGGGCTCAAGACAATGGCTATTATCGATAAAATCCAAAAGGAACTTAATGCCACAGTTATTATTATTGAGCACCGTGTCGAAGAAGTTTTGAGTCAACCAATCGATAGAATTGTTTTAGTTAATGATGGCCAAATTGTCGCAGATGAGCCTACTAATCAGCTTCTCCATGAGAATAGTTTAGAAAAAATTGGCGTTCGTCAACCACTTTACTTAAAGGCGATGACTGCTGCAAATATCGACTTAAGTTCAATTAAAAAGCTAGACAAAATCACAGACCTGCCTACTTCTGACTCAATCAGCAAGCAACTAGAAAATTGGGTTGATCAAGCTCCAGTTAAAGAAAACACAGCTACTCATCAACCTTTATTAACACTAGACCATGTCGGTCACCAATATAATAAGAATCAGCCTTATCCTTTAAAGGACGTTTCTGCTACTATCAATCAAGGTGATTTCATCTCAATTGTTGGTCAAAATGGTGCCGGTAAAACCACCTTATGTCGCATTATTTGTGGTTTTATTTCTAATGAAGGTAAGATTACACTTAAAGATCAAGATCTAGCTAATTTATCAATTAAAGAAAGAGCTGAAAAAATTGGCTATGTCATGCAAGATCCTAATCAAATGATCTCGCAGAAAATGATTTTTGACGAAATAGCTTTAGGATTACGTCTGCGTAACGTAGATGAAGAAACGATCAAACAAAAAGTAAATCAAACTTTAAAAATTTGTGGTCTTTATCCTTTCAGACACTGGCCAATTTCTGCCCTCAGTTTTGGGCAGAAAAAACGTGTCACAATCGCTTCAATTTTAGTTCTAGAACCAGAAATCATTATTTTAGATGAACCAACTGCTGGTCAAGACTGGAAGACATATACCGAAATTATGGGCTTTTTAAAGCACTTAAACAAGCTAGGCAAGACAATCATTATTATTACGCACGATATGCACTTAATGCTTGAATATACTACACGCTCTCTTGCCTTCACTAAAGGAAAATTAATTGCTGATACAAGCCCTATTGAATTACTAACCAATCCTAAGCTAATTAAAGAAGCGTCTTTAAAGAGAACAAGTTTATTTGAACTTGCACAGCATTACCACTTGCCTGATCCAAATAAATTTGTCCAAGCTTACATTAACTCTGAACAAAAGAACTGGAAGGATGAAGATTATGAATGA
- a CDS encoding energy-coupling factor transporter transmembrane component T family protein, which produces MNDSKILGYQPGNSFIHALNATTKMIFLILVSIACMVTYDTRFLIAICILSLILLKIAGIKWKQVSFIVKFIIVFAVINILAVFIFQPTYGESLYHSKTVLINAGYFTLTAQELFYLLNVSLKYICSIPLVLLFLLTTNPSQFAASLNKIGVSYKVSYAVSLALRYIPNIQESYWSISAAQQARGNELSKKASLGKRIHGTLNIVTPLIFSSLDRIDTISTAMQLRRFGSKKKRTWYVAEKFSLADYLVTSLAFILVLIVILLFKVNSGRFYNPFV; this is translated from the coding sequence ATGAATGATAGTAAAATTTTAGGCTACCAGCCAGGAAATAGTTTTATTCATGCCTTGAATGCTACTACAAAGATGATCTTTTTAATTCTGGTTTCAATTGCGTGCATGGTTACTTACGATACCCGCTTTTTAATTGCAATCTGTATCTTATCCTTGATCTTACTAAAAATAGCTGGTATTAAATGGAAACAGGTTTCTTTTATTGTTAAGTTCATCATTGTTTTTGCTGTAATTAATATTTTGGCAGTTTTCATTTTTCAACCGACTTATGGCGAAAGTTTATACCACTCAAAAACAGTTTTAATCAATGCTGGATACTTTACCTTAACTGCCCAAGAATTATTTTATTTGCTTAACGTTAGTTTAAAATATATCTGCTCTATTCCTTTAGTTCTGCTCTTTTTATTAACAACCAATCCCAGTCAATTTGCTGCTAGCTTAAATAAAATTGGTGTGAGCTATAAGGTGTCTTACGCTGTTTCTTTAGCCTTGCGCTATATTCCTAACATTCAAGAAAGCTATTGGTCTATCTCTGCTGCTCAACAAGCACGAGGAAATGAACTTTCTAAAAAGGCATCTCTTGGAAAACGAATCCACGGAACATTAAATATCGTGACCCCACTTATCTTTTCAAGCCTTGACCGTATCGATACAATCAGTACTGCCATGCAACTTAGACGTTTCGGTTCAAAGAAAAAGCGAACTTGGTATGTAGCTGAAAAATTCAGCTTAGCTGACTATTTAGTTACCAGTCTAGCCTTCATTCTTGTTTTAATTGTTATTTTGCTCTTCAAAGTTAACTCGGGACGCTTTTACAATCCATTTGTGTAA
- a CDS encoding Bax inhibitor-1/YccA family protein → MNNFSQEPERRTIVDVTGLNRFLSRMYGMMTIAVLVSALSAYLTMTVFRTQVMTLFASNPAMTWILLLVPLALTFGISFRATRNPVASFVMLMIMAIVYGVEFSLIAGAYTGRSIASAFVASSTVFITMAVIGTTTKKNLNNLGSYASAALIGLIVAMLINMFLRNPMVSYIFSFIAVIIFTILTAWDAQRMKQIYENYGGQVSVDGLAVAGALALYLDFVNLFLQFLQIFGFSDRN, encoded by the coding sequence ATGAATAACTTTTCACAAGAACCAGAACGTCGCACAATCGTTGACGTAACTGGCTTAAATAGATTCTTAAGCAGAATGTACGGCATGATGACAATCGCCGTTTTAGTTTCTGCTTTAAGTGCTTACTTAACGATGACTGTCTTTAGAACTCAAGTAATGACCTTATTTGCTAGCAACCCAGCAATGACTTGGATTTTATTGTTAGTTCCACTTGCATTAACTTTTGGAATTAGCTTTAGAGCAACAAGAAATCCGGTAGCTAGTTTCGTCATGTTAATGATTATGGCAATTGTTTACGGAGTTGAATTTTCCTTAATTGCTGGTGCCTATACTGGCCGCAGCATTGCTTCTGCATTCGTTGCTTCATCTACTGTTTTCATTACTATGGCAGTAATTGGTACAACTACTAAGAAGAACTTAAATAATCTTGGCTCTTATGCTTCTGCTGCCTTGATTGGTTTAATTGTTGCAATGCTTATCAACATGTTCTTAAGAAATCCAATGGTTTCTTACATCTTTTCATTTATCGCAGTTATTATCTTTACTATTTTAACTGCTTGGGATGCACAAAGAATGAAACAAATTTACGAAAACTATGGTGGTCAAGTTTCAGTTGATGGTTTGGCTGTTGCAGGTGCTTTAGCACTTTACCTAGACTTCGTTAACTTGTTCTTACAGTTCTTACAAATCTTTGGATTTAGCGACAGAAATTAA
- the nrdJ gene encoding ribonucleoside-triphosphate reductase, adenosylcobalamin-dependent, with translation MSDLRITLDPDFIAQTKKEVTPHWGELGWVTYKRTYARWLDDKNRSENWDETVKRVIEGNINLDPRLKNNPSKKTIHELTAEAKQLFRLVYGLAATPSGRNLWISGTDYQKRNGDSLNNCWFISIRPQKYGNSHIVPAYLTQDQVAPSMPFSFLFDQLMKGGGVGFSVVDENINQIPKLDQKVDLTIVIDKQSKSYDASLKLGATDLDEWKKTNQEKEDYIYYKLPDTREGWVLANARLIDMHFNSTNPENKKKLVLDISDIRPYGAKIHGFGGTASGPMPLIEMLFDINQILNERAGQKLTAVDATDICNLIGKTVVAGNVRRSAELALGSSNNQDFITMKQDKKKLYHHRWASNNSVAINSEFDNYQPIADSILHNGEPGVVNLELSRNYGRIKDGYQAGIDGEVEGTNPCGEISLANGEPCNLFEVFPFIAQKQGWDLKEAFKLAARYTKRVTFSPYDWEVSRKIINKNRRIGVSMSGIQDWILSTFGHRVVTGFKTATDSETGKEIKDPVYDPEIIKTVDGLYQAVVDADKDYSQELNCNTSIKHTTVKPSGTVAKLAGVSEGMHFHYSGYLIQRIRFQETDPLLPALKDCGYRTEPDIYTPHTICVEFPIKAANADSDNFASAGTVSIAEQFATQAFLQTYWSDNAVSCTITFQNDESDQIAPLLHQYRYAIKSTSLLPYYGGSLKQAPKEPISKEKYEKADNHITGNVEIVFEQTNEDQKGLELVDQSDCDNGACPIK, from the coding sequence ATGTCTGATTTGAGAATCACACTTGATCCAGATTTCATTGCACAAACTAAAAAAGAAGTTACTCCTCACTGGGGTGAGTTAGGCTGGGTTACTTATAAACGTACCTATGCTCGCTGGCTTGATGATAAAAATCGCTCTGAAAATTGGGACGAAACTGTTAAACGCGTGATCGAAGGTAATATTAATCTTGACCCTCGTTTAAAAAATAATCCTAGTAAAAAAACCATTCACGAGTTAACAGCTGAAGCTAAGCAATTATTCCGCCTAGTCTACGGCCTAGCTGCTACTCCATCTGGTCGTAACTTATGGATTTCAGGGACTGACTACCAAAAGAGAAATGGTGATTCACTGAACAACTGCTGGTTTATTTCCATTCGTCCACAAAAATACGGTAATAGCCATATCGTTCCTGCTTATCTTACACAAGATCAAGTCGCACCATCGATGCCTTTTTCATTTTTATTCGACCAATTAATGAAAGGCGGCGGCGTAGGCTTTTCTGTAGTTGACGAAAACATCAACCAAATTCCAAAGCTTGATCAAAAAGTAGACTTAACTATCGTCATTGACAAGCAAAGTAAGTCCTATGATGCATCCCTCAAGTTAGGTGCTACTGATCTTGATGAATGGAAAAAAACTAATCAAGAAAAAGAAGATTACATTTACTACAAGCTCCCTGATACTCGCGAAGGTTGGGTCTTAGCAAATGCTCGTTTAATCGACATGCATTTCAATTCAACTAATCCTGAGAACAAGAAAAAACTAGTACTTGATATCAGCGATATCCGCCCTTATGGAGCTAAGATTCATGGATTCGGTGGTACAGCTTCCGGCCCAATGCCACTAATTGAAATGCTTTTTGATATTAATCAAATTCTTAATGAGCGTGCTGGTCAAAAATTAACTGCAGTTGACGCAACTGATATTTGCAACTTAATTGGTAAAACCGTCGTTGCTGGTAACGTTAGAAGAAGTGCAGAACTAGCACTTGGTTCAAGCAATAACCAAGACTTCATTACTATGAAGCAAGATAAAAAGAAACTTTACCACCACCGCTGGGCATCAAATAATAGTGTTGCAATTAATTCTGAGTTTGATAACTACCAACCAATTGCTGACAGTATTTTACATAACGGTGAACCTGGTGTTGTTAACCTGGAATTATCCCGTAACTACGGACGCATCAAAGATGGCTATCAAGCTGGAATTGATGGTGAAGTTGAAGGAACTAACCCTTGTGGAGAAATTTCCTTAGCTAACGGTGAACCATGTAACTTGTTTGAAGTCTTTCCTTTTATTGCTCAAAAACAAGGTTGGGATCTGAAAGAGGCATTTAAACTCGCTGCTCGCTACACCAAGCGTGTCACCTTTAGTCCATATGACTGGGAAGTTTCTCGTAAGATCATCAACAAAAATCGCCGGATTGGTGTTTCAATGTCTGGTATTCAAGATTGGATTTTATCTACTTTTGGCCATCGCGTAGTGACTGGATTTAAGACTGCTACTGATTCAGAAACTGGTAAAGAAATTAAAGATCCAGTTTACGACCCTGAAATTATTAAAACAGTCGATGGTCTCTACCAAGCTGTTGTTGACGCTGACAAAGATTACAGCCAAGAACTAAACTGCAATACTTCAATTAAGCACACTACAGTTAAGCCATCTGGTACTGTTGCTAAACTTGCTGGAGTTTCTGAAGGGATGCATTTCCACTATTCTGGCTACTTAATTCAACGCATTCGCTTCCAAGAAACCGATCCCCTTCTTCCAGCATTAAAAGATTGCGGCTATAGAACTGAGCCTGATATTTACACCCCACATACAATCTGCGTTGAATTTCCAATTAAAGCAGCCAATGCTGACAGCGATAACTTCGCTTCTGCTGGAACTGTTTCAATTGCGGAACAATTTGCTACTCAAGCTTTCTTACAAACTTACTGGTCAGATAATGCGGTAAGCTGTACTATTACTTTTCAAAATGATGAAAGCGACCAAATAGCTCCATTACTACATCAATATCGTTATGCAATTAAATCTACTTCACTTCTGCCTTACTATGGTGGCTCCTTAAAACAAGCTCCAAAAGAGCCAATTAGTAAGGAAAAATATGAGAAAGCAGATAACCACATTACTGGTAATGTTGAAATAGTTTTTGAACAAACTAACGAAGATCAAAAGGGGCTTGAATTAGTGGATCAAAGCGATTGTGATAACGGTGCTTGCCCAATCAAGTAA
- a CDS encoding DUF4430 domain-containing protein: protein MKNTKKLSIFATIILFFTFSLAGCQNNQEKAKPKTDQITVTYTLKDNKKAFANKKVHLKKNSTVATGLKKTWKIKSQKEFITAIDGKSQNPQKKIYWTYTVNGKMVNKSAYQQKLKNKDKVVFTRSKY from the coding sequence ATGAAAAACACTAAAAAGTTAAGTATTTTTGCTACAATTATTTTATTTTTCACTTTCAGTCTAGCTGGCTGTCAAAATAATCAAGAAAAAGCTAAGCCAAAAACTGACCAAATTACGGTTACTTACACACTAAAAGATAATAAAAAGGCTTTTGCTAATAAAAAGGTTCATCTTAAAAAGAATTCTACTGTAGCTACTGGTCTTAAAAAGACCTGGAAAATAAAGAGTCAAAAAGAATTTATCACTGCTATTGATGGTAAAAGTCAAAATCCCCAAAAGAAGATCTACTGGACTTATACGGTAAATGGCAAAATGGTAAACAAAAGTGCCTACCAACAAAAGCTTAAGAACAAGGATAAGGTAGTCTTCACTCGGAGTAAGTATTAA
- a CDS encoding ECF transporter S component has product MATEELAGTKRLALLGVLTALCVVLRIFKIIPVPNVQPVTTIIMLTTLFVSGGMGFALAILTMIISNIFLGFGIWTIPQILAYGGCVLTILLFKKLTPLTKWFWLQLALVAFLGIEYGILVDLGMTIFGGLPAFIAYWAGSILFDTYHAIGNVVFYLLLYKPISLALQHFFED; this is encoded by the coding sequence ATGGCTACCGAAGAACTAGCTGGAACTAAGAGGCTCGCGCTCTTAGGCGTTCTGACCGCCTTATGCGTTGTTTTGAGAATTTTCAAAATTATTCCGGTTCCTAATGTTCAACCTGTTACGACGATTATTATGCTTACTACTCTTTTTGTAAGTGGAGGGATGGGATTTGCCCTAGCTATCTTAACCATGATTATTTCTAATATTTTTCTTGGCTTTGGCATTTGGACAATTCCGCAAATTCTTGCTTACGGTGGTTGCGTTTTAACAATTCTGCTATTTAAAAAGCTAACTCCCCTAACGAAATGGTTCTGGCTGCAATTAGCTCTGGTCGCATTTTTAGGAATTGAATATGGTATTTTAGTAGATTTAGGAATGACGATTTTCGGTGGTTTACCAGCCTTTATTGCATACTGGGCAGGTAGTATTTTATTTGATACCTATCATGCAATCGGCAATGTTGTTTTTTACTTACTTCTATATAAACCTATCTCCTTAGCACTGCAGCACTTCTTTGAGGATTAA
- a CDS encoding cob(I)yrinic acid a,c-diamide adenosyltransferase — protein sequence MTLKIYTKVGDQGKTKQVSGKMVPKYDLQIETLGNLDELQSYLGVVIANLSDNCQVLKDELQKRQKELYQFQADIVVRRHQEITPDKVKELENRIDKITRQYPRIPAFILPGGSTTAANLQYSRTLARRAERSLVELNDKKQPISPFNLEYINRLSDYLFTLARYANVLDGYQEVKSK from the coding sequence ATGACACTTAAAATTTATACTAAAGTTGGCGACCAAGGTAAAACTAAACAAGTTAGTGGCAAGATGGTGCCAAAATATGATTTACAAATTGAAACTCTGGGCAATCTTGATGAACTTCAATCTTACTTAGGCGTAGTAATCGCTAACTTATCAGATAATTGCCAGGTTCTAAAAGATGAATTACAAAAAAGGCAAAAAGAACTCTATCAGTTCCAAGCTGATATTGTCGTTAGACGACACCAAGAAATTACTCCAGATAAGGTCAAAGAATTAGAAAATAGAATTGATAAGATTACACGGCAATATCCTAGGATTCCAGCTTTTATCCTTCCTGGTGGCTCAACCACCGCTGCCAATTTGCAGTATAGCCGCACATTGGCACGGCGCGCTGAACGTTCACTAGTTGAACTAAATGATAAAAAGCAGCCAATTTCGCCTTTTAATCTGGAATATATTAATCGTCTATCTGACTATCTCTTCACGCTAGCTCGCTACGCTAATGTCTTAGATGGATATCAAGAAGTCAAAAGCAAATAA
- a CDS encoding helix-turn-helix domain-containing protein, producing MSRKSKFSYEIKLKAIKKYLNGEASVLSIAKLIGADESTLRHWIHAFKAQGPEALKPHNNNQRYSKEFKLKCVAAYLTGKGSYNSLTHKFCLRSSNQLKQWVIKYNSHQELKDYNPAPEAYMTKIKKTTLEERKQIVEYCKDHEWNYKEAALKFGCSYAQVYNWSKKYREQGFKSLEDRRGRHLKVTKLSETQRLKREVEQLKRENKLKDQQIAFLKKVKELERMCLLDNQSKDK from the coding sequence ATGTCTAGAAAAAGTAAATTTAGTTATGAAATCAAACTTAAAGCAATTAAAAAATATTTAAATGGTGAAGCATCCGTGCTTTCAATTGCGAAACTTATAGGAGCTGATGAATCTACACTTCGACATTGGATACATGCATTCAAAGCTCAAGGTCCAGAAGCTTTAAAACCACATAACAATAATCAGAGATATAGTAAAGAGTTCAAATTAAAGTGTGTGGCTGCCTATTTAACTGGTAAAGGATCATATAATTCACTTACACATAAATTTTGTCTACGAAGTTCTAATCAATTAAAGCAATGGGTTATCAAGTATAATAGTCATCAAGAACTTAAGGATTACAATCCTGCTCCGGAGGCTTACATGACTAAGATAAAAAAGACAACTCTAGAAGAACGTAAACAAATAGTTGAATACTGTAAGGATCATGAATGGAATTATAAAGAAGCTGCACTTAAATTTGGCTGTAGTTATGCTCAAGTATATAACTGGTCTAAGAAATATAGAGAGCAAGGGTTTAAGAGCTTAGAAGACAGACGTGGCCGTCATTTAAAAGTCACTAAACTATCTGAAACTCAAAGACTAAAGCGTGAAGTCGAGCAGCTTAAAAGAGAAAATAAGCTCAAAGACCAACAGATAGCCTTCTTAAAAAAAGTGAAGGAATTAGAAAGGATGTGTTTATTGGACAACCAAAGCAAAGACAAATAG
- a CDS encoding IS3 family transposase: protein MCKQAHVARSAYYKWLNHKPSKREERDQKILKRIKEIAKSNNSLFGSPKMTMALNKELADCEGKIYRRTVARYVC from the coding sequence ATGTGTAAACAAGCTCATGTTGCCCGTTCAGCCTACTACAAATGGCTTAATCATAAGCCAAGTAAGCGTGAAGAGCGAGATCAAAAGATTCTTAAACGCATTAAAGAAATAGCTAAGAGTAACAACAGCCTTTTTGGATCCCCTAAGATGACTATGGCCTTAAATAAGGAACTAGCGGATTGTGAAGGTAAAATATATCGAAGAACTGTAGCTCGTTATGTGTGTTAA
- a CDS encoding Cof-type HAD-IIB family hydrolase, whose protein sequence is MAIKLVAVDLDGTLLNSGNAISPETLRTLQVAHGMGIKVVLASGRPLSGVMPFETQLGLEGSKEYAVVFNGAVVQDLSGKVLMSQEMDYRDFEVMLRLQRLAHVNLHFETTERFWTLDRDLSVQMQINAALTDNEIRVRERKEIPQDFTFNKVGFTCPKGSDQIEKLWNSIPYWAFESYDIVRSLDNCIELNGIGASKGNALMNLAERLKISPEDVMVFGDQGNDVSMFENPSFKKIAMGNAIEDIKEKADFVTDDNDHNGIAKALKKFVI, encoded by the coding sequence ATGGCGATTAAATTAGTTGCAGTAGACTTAGACGGAACTTTGCTCAATAGTGGTAACGCAATTTCACCTGAGACTTTAAGAACTTTGCAAGTAGCGCATGGTATGGGGATTAAAGTGGTTCTTGCTTCAGGACGTCCTCTTTCTGGCGTGATGCCATTTGAAACGCAGTTGGGACTTGAAGGATCAAAAGAATACGCAGTCGTTTTTAACGGTGCTGTTGTTCAAGACTTGTCTGGAAAAGTTTTAATGAGTCAGGAGATGGACTATCGTGATTTTGAAGTAATGCTTCGTCTGCAACGTCTTGCCCATGTGAACTTGCACTTTGAAACGACTGAACGTTTCTGGACCTTAGACCGCGATCTGTCAGTGCAAATGCAAATTAATGCAGCTTTGACTGATAATGAAATTAGAGTTCGTGAACGAAAAGAGATTCCGCAAGATTTTACCTTCAATAAAGTAGGCTTTACTTGTCCAAAAGGTAGCGATCAAATTGAAAAACTTTGGAATTCTATTCCTTACTGGGCCTTTGAATCTTACGATATTGTTCGCAGCTTAGATAATTGTATTGAATTAAATGGCATTGGAGCTTCAAAGGGCAATGCCTTGATGAACCTAGCAGAGCGGTTAAAGATTAGTCCAGAAGACGTCATGGTCTTTGGTGATCAAGGTAATGATGTCTCGATGTTTGAAAATCCCAGCTTTAAGAAAATTGCGATGGGTAATGCAATTGAAGATATTAAAGAAAAAGCTGATTTTGTTACAGATGATAATGATCATAATGGTATTGCAAAAGCACTTAAGAAATTTGTAATTTAA
- a CDS encoding diacylglycerol kinase, whose protein sequence is MTKKARLIYNPVSGHEQMLQNVADILNVLEQAGFEASAFRTTPEPLSAQNEAKRCALAGFDLIVGAGGDGTINEVVNGVAPLEKRPRLAVIPAGTTNDFARALKIPRDNLVDAAKVILTGKTQKMDIGRAGKQYFMNIAASGSLTELTYGVPSEVKSVLGYSAYLLKGAEMLPKISSNKMRLTYDDGVYEGNLSMFLLGMTNSIGGFERIMPDAQLSDGLFQLIVVKTANPVDVLRLMAMALNGNHVNDPQIIYTKTRYLKVELLDDSKDKEPIPVNLDGEIGGHLPIDFENLKQHIEFYVG, encoded by the coding sequence ATGACGAAAAAAGCAAGATTAATTTATAATCCTGTATCAGGTCACGAGCAAATGCTTCAAAATGTTGCAGATATTTTAAACGTATTAGAACAGGCTGGGTTTGAAGCTAGTGCCTTTAGAACTACGCCAGAACCTTTGTCTGCTCAAAATGAAGCAAAAAGATGCGCCCTAGCTGGTTTTGATTTGATAGTAGGTGCTGGTGGAGACGGAACGATTAACGAAGTAGTTAATGGTGTGGCTCCCCTAGAAAAAAGACCTAGACTAGCTGTTATTCCAGCAGGAACAACGAATGATTTTGCTCGAGCTTTAAAAATTCCAAGAGATAATTTAGTCGATGCCGCTAAAGTGATTTTGACAGGTAAAACGCAAAAGATGGACATTGGACGTGCTGGTAAGCAATATTTTATGAACATTGCGGCTAGTGGTTCATTGACTGAATTAACTTATGGCGTCCCTTCAGAAGTGAAGTCGGTATTAGGCTATAGTGCATACCTCTTAAAGGGAGCAGAAATGTTACCAAAAATAAGCAGTAACAAGATGCGTTTAACCTATGATGATGGTGTCTATGAAGGAAACTTATCAATGTTTCTTTTGGGAATGACTAATTCAATCGGTGGTTTTGAGCGTATTATGCCTGATGCACAATTATCCGATGGTTTGTTCCAATTAATCGTGGTTAAAACTGCAAATCCAGTAGATGTTTTACGGTTAATGGCGATGGCCTTAAATGGAAATCATGTTAATGATCCGCAAATTATCTATACTAAGACTAGATACTTAAAAGTAGAATTACTAGATGACAGTAAAGACAAAGAACCAATTCCCGTTAATTTAGATGGTGAAATTGGTGGTCATCTACCAATTGATTTTGAAAATCTGAAGCAGCATATTGAATTTTATGTTGGTTAA